In Paracoccus jeotgali, the following are encoded in one genomic region:
- the hemN gene encoding oxygen-independent coproporphyrinogen III oxidase: MTQESQLSRLGLFDARVPRYTSYPPATQFKPAIGPAEVAAWQAAIAPGSAISLYLHVPFCRRLCWFCACRTQGTQSDDPVRAYAEVLLTEIAQLRDRLAPGIELSRLHWGGGTPTLMPPEMMRRVAGAIFDAFPLAEGAEFSVEIDPNEIDEARLDALAEAGLTRASIGVQDFDPEIQKTIGREQSFELTAQAVEMIRVHDIASVNADILFGLPHQDSVRISDSVQKLLALSPDRVALYGYAHVPWMAKRQVMIPSDALPSPEARLGLFNTARDLFLADGYDEIGIDHFARPGDGLAVAQRNGTLRRNFQGYTDDQADVLVGLGASSISRYPQGFAQNAPATGAYTKAVREGRISVTRGHAFSPDDVMRARMIEALMCDFRVDAGEMKDSFGLDASGLAQIFAPILSRFEDMVQQEPDGSLNVPLHGRPLTRMIARMFDAYDVATTGHSTAI, translated from the coding sequence ATGACACAGGAATCGCAACTCTCGCGGCTCGGGCTGTTTGACGCACGTGTGCCGCGCTATACATCATATCCGCCCGCCACCCAGTTCAAGCCGGCGATCGGCCCGGCCGAGGTGGCGGCGTGGCAGGCGGCCATCGCGCCGGGCAGCGCCATCTCGCTTTACCTGCATGTGCCCTTCTGTCGGCGCCTGTGCTGGTTCTGCGCCTGCCGCACCCAGGGCACGCAGTCGGACGACCCCGTCCGCGCCTATGCCGAGGTGCTGCTGACCGAGATCGCGCAGCTTCGCGACCGGCTCGCGCCGGGGATCGAGCTGTCGCGGCTGCATTGGGGCGGCGGCACGCCGACCTTGATGCCGCCCGAGATGATGCGCCGGGTCGCGGGCGCGATCTTCGACGCCTTCCCTCTGGCCGAGGGGGCAGAGTTCTCGGTCGAGATCGACCCCAACGAGATCGACGAGGCGCGGCTGGATGCACTGGCCGAGGCCGGACTGACCCGCGCCAGCATCGGCGTCCAGGATTTCGACCCCGAGATCCAGAAGACCATCGGCCGCGAGCAGAGCTTCGAACTGACCGCGCAGGCGGTCGAGATGATCCGCGTCCATGACATCGCCAGCGTCAATGCCGACATCCTGTTCGGCCTGCCGCATCAGGACAGCGTCCGCATCTCGGATTCGGTGCAGAAGCTGCTGGCACTGTCGCCGGACCGGGTGGCGCTGTATGGCTATGCCCACGTGCCGTGGATGGCCAAGCGGCAGGTGATGATCCCGTCCGACGCCCTGCCCTCGCCCGAGGCGCGGCTGGGTCTGTTCAACACCGCCCGCGACCTGTTCCTGGCCGATGGCTATGACGAGATCGGCATCGACCATTTCGCCCGCCCCGGCGACGGGCTAGCCGTGGCGCAGCGGAACGGCACGCTGCGGCGCAACTTCCAGGGCTATACCGACGATCAGGCCGATGTGCTGGTCGGGCTCGGCGCGTCCTCGATCTCGCGCTATCCGCAGGGTTTTGCGCAGAACGCGCCCGCCACCGGCGCCTATACCAAGGCGGTCCGCGAGGGCCGGATCTCGGTCACGCGCGGCCATGCCTTCAGCCCCGATGACGTGATGCGCGCGCGCATGATCGAGGCACTGATGTGCGATTTCCGCGTCGATGCCGGCGAGATGAAGGACAGCTTCGGCCTTGACGCCAGCGGTCTGGCGCAGATCTTCGCGCCGATCCTGTCGCGGTTCGAGGATATGGTCCAGCAAGAGCCGGATGGCAGCCTGAACGTCCCGCTGCACGGCCGCCCGCTGACCCGGATGATCGCGCGGATGTTCGATGCCTATGACGTGGCGACGACGGGGCATTCGACGGCGATCTGA
- the fnrL gene encoding transcriptional regulator FnrL, translating into MQVKATNSGVTPQPFSDAGTERCSDCPIRTRAVCANCDADDFTVLEDVKYDRSYQAGQVIVWAGERMDFVASVIEGVASLTQTMEDGRTQMVGLLLPSDFLGRPGRDRASYTVTAVSDIRLCCFRRKPFQQMMTSNPRLPARLLEMTLDELDAAREWLLLLGRKSAREKIASFLTILARREASQHRTEPQGEIRLTLPLTRDAMADYLGLTLETVSRQMSALKRDGVIVLTGSREVLLPDYDLLLAESGDDADGGVIN; encoded by the coding sequence ATGCAAGTCAAGGCCACCAATTCAGGGGTGACGCCGCAGCCGTTTTCCGACGCCGGGACCGAGCGCTGCAGCGATTGCCCCATCCGCACCCGTGCCGTCTGCGCCAATTGTGACGCGGACGATTTCACTGTGCTGGAAGACGTCAAATACGACCGCAGCTATCAGGCCGGACAGGTGATCGTCTGGGCCGGCGAGCGGATGGATTTCGTGGCCTCGGTCATCGAAGGGGTGGCCAGCCTGACCCAGACGATGGAGGACGGGCGCACCCAGATGGTCGGGTTGCTGCTACCCAGCGATTTTCTGGGCCGTCCGGGCCGCGACCGGGCCAGCTATACCGTCACCGCCGTCAGCGATATTCGGCTGTGCTGCTTTCGCCGCAAGCCGTTCCAGCAGATGATGACCAGCAATCCGCGCCTGCCCGCCCGCCTGCTGGAGATGACGCTGGACGAGTTGGATGCCGCGCGCGAATGGCTGCTGCTTCTGGGCCGCAAATCGGCGCGGGAAAAGATCGCCTCCTTCCTGACCATCCTTGCTCGGCGCGAGGCGTCCCAGCACCGGACCGAGCCGCAGGGCGAGATCCGGCTGACCCTGCCGCTGACCCGCGATGCAATGGCGGATTATCTGGGGCTGACGCTGGAAACGGTCAGCCGCCAGATGTCGGCGCTGAAACGCGACGGGGTGATCGTGCTGACCGGCTCGCGAGAGGTGCTGCTGCCCGATTACGACCTGTTGCTGGCCGAAAGCGGCGACGATGCCGATGGCGGGGTGATCAACTAG
- a CDS encoding M48 family metallopeptidase, whose translation MLKFLPIILILCYGFAMWFFSAWRTKAELRQNSTPLDHPALKPLLARLGRAMDLPSIRAQVYEIPIVNGLAAPDGRIYITRGFLNRMEAGEVTPEEIASVVAHELGHVAHGHSQRRMIDFAGQNVIRSILLMTLGRFLPFVGPWLVGLLVSALSARLSQKDEFEADRFATALLVKAGIGPDAQLSLFRKLDRMSGGRRAAAPAWLLSHPPTPARIAAIEANRARWQG comes from the coding sequence ATGCTGAAGTTCCTGCCCATCATCCTGATCCTCTGCTACGGCTTCGCCATGTGGTTCTTCTCTGCATGGCGGACCAAGGCCGAGCTGCGGCAGAACTCGACCCCGCTCGACCACCCGGCGCTGAAACCGCTGCTGGCGCGGCTGGGGCGGGCGATGGACCTGCCCTCGATCCGGGCGCAGGTCTATGAAATCCCCATCGTGAACGGCCTCGCCGCGCCGGATGGGCGCATCTATATCACCCGCGGCTTTCTGAACCGGATGGAGGCGGGCGAGGTCACGCCCGAGGAAATCGCCAGCGTCGTCGCGCATGAATTGGGCCATGTCGCCCACGGCCACAGCCAGCGGCGGATGATCGATTTCGCCGGGCAGAACGTGATCCGCTCGATCCTGCTGATGACGCTGGGGCGGTTCCTGCCCTTTGTCGGGCCGTGGCTGGTCGGGCTGCTGGTCAGCGCCCTCAGCGCCCGGCTGTCGCAGAAGGACGAGTTCGAGGCCGACCGCTTCGCCACCGCGCTGCTGGTCAAGGCGGGCATCGGGCCTGACGCGCAGCTTTCGCTGTTTCGCAAGCTGGACCGCATGTCCGGCGGTCGCCGCGCCGCCGCCCCCGCATGGCTGCTGTCGCACCCGCCCACGCCCGCGCGCATCGCCGCGATCGAGGCCAACCGCGCCCGCTGGCAGGGCTAG
- a CDS encoding vWA domain-containing protein, with amino-acid sequence MFRPFLDSLRQHGVPVSLREYLDLLGGLQAGVAGYDPDGFYHFARACLVKDERHIDRFDRAFAQSFAGAEQIPVEALLDRADLPAEWLEKLAEKLLTEEDKAALQGSDSFESLMQKLRERLAEQSGRHQGGNKWIGTAGTSPFGAHGYNPEGVRIGQDTSRHRRAVKVWDRREFRDFDDSVELGTRNIKVALKRLRQWARHGAAEELDLPATIRATADHGYIDVQTRPQRRNAVKVLLFLDVGGSMDDHIRIVDELFSAARAEFRQMEHFFFHNCLYESVWRDSRRRTTQTIPTWDILHRFGRDYKCIFVGDASMSPYEIIAPGGANEHWNPEAGAVWLQRVTETWPDHVWLNPVPQRFWGHTPSIGMIGEIFENRMLPLTLDGLTRAMKLLG; translated from the coding sequence ATGTTCCGCCCCTTCCTCGACAGCCTGCGCCAGCACGGGGTGCCGGTCAGCCTGCGCGAATATCTCGACCTGCTGGGCGGGTTGCAGGCGGGGGTGGCGGGGTATGATCCGGACGGTTTCTATCACTTTGCCCGCGCCTGTCTGGTCAAGGATGAACGCCATATCGACCGCTTCGACCGCGCCTTTGCGCAAAGCTTCGCGGGCGCCGAGCAGATCCCGGTCGAGGCGCTGCTGGACCGCGCTGATCTGCCCGCCGAATGGCTGGAAAAGCTGGCCGAAAAGCTGCTGACCGAGGAAGACAAGGCCGCCCTGCAAGGCAGCGACAGCTTTGAATCGCTGATGCAGAAGCTGCGCGAGCGTCTGGCCGAGCAGAGCGGTCGCCATCAGGGCGGCAACAAGTGGATCGGCACCGCCGGCACCTCGCCCTTTGGCGCGCATGGCTACAACCCCGAAGGCGTCCGCATCGGCCAGGACACCTCGCGCCACCGCCGCGCGGTCAAGGTCTGGGACCGGCGCGAGTTCCGCGACTTCGACGATTCGGTTGAACTCGGCACCCGCAACATCAAGGTGGCGCTGAAGCGGTTGCGGCAATGGGCGCGTCACGGTGCCGCAGAGGAGCTGGACCTGCCCGCCACCATCCGCGCCACCGCCGATCACGGCTATATCGACGTCCAGACCCGCCCGCAGCGCCGCAACGCGGTCAAGGTGCTGCTGTTTCTGGATGTCGGCGGCAGCATGGACGATCACATCCGCATCGTCGACGAGCTGTTCAGCGCCGCCCGCGCCGAGTTCCGGCAGATGGAACATTTCTTCTTTCACAACTGCCTTTACGAATCCGTCTGGCGCGATTCGCGGCGACGCACGACCCAGACGATCCCGACCTGGGACATCCTGCACCGCTTCGGCCGCGACTATAAATGCATCTTCGTCGGCGACGCCTCGATGTCGCCTTACGAGATCATCGCCCCCGGCGGCGCCAATGAGCACTGGAACCCCGAGGCGGGCGCGGTCTGGCTGCAGCGCGTGACCGAGACCTGGCCCGATCACGTCTGGCTGAACCCGGTGCCGCAGCGGTTCTGGGGGCACACGCCGTCGATCGGGATGATCGGCGAGATCTTTGAAAACCGGATGCTGCCGCTGACGCTGGACGGGCTGACCCGCGCGATGAAGCTGCTTGGCTGA
- a CDS encoding 2-isopropylmalate synthase, with translation MKAAFAAALLALAVPAMAQDSSAVSGEVLTRRDDAGGVYEGTFRGGLQHGRGTYTLPSGYVYTGDWVEGEIRGQGEARFPDGSVYVGGFEKGKPSGKGKITYADGGTYEGDWKDGVITGEGVAVYANGAEYQGGFRNYLHHGKGVMTQPGGYRYEGDWVDGVKQGQARVTYPDGAVYEGQMLDGQRAGRGKLTMPDGLVYDGTWLAGQMSGRGDLTQQSGDLYSGEIRAGKRQGEGRATYANGDVYEGQFSDDRRHGKGTFTGTDGYVYVGDWVAGAMQGQGRITYPDGAVYEGAMQADQPHGQGRIAYPDGAIYEGEWQQGVIHGQGRAVYANGMEYEGNFRDARIDGQGRMSYPDGTVYTGEWKQGQREGRGQATYPDGTVYTGEFRAGLRHGQGRLTTADGFAYEGGWKDGQIDGEGVASYASGDTYTGNFVAGKRQGQGVMRYVTGQIASGEWDQNRLSRAGPVGTEGPAPAEADGAAGGSQGAEVGTDAAASPDDAGADEGATDAASGEEAGPDSAADNATPPDTASEDAATQDAARAAAEDAAARDAAAQVPDMPSDSVTLPVSPGADAQTESSP, from the coding sequence ATGAAGGCAGCTTTCGCAGCCGCCCTGCTGGCGCTGGCAGTGCCGGCAATGGCGCAGGACAGCAGCGCGGTCTCGGGCGAGGTGCTGACGCGCCGCGACGATGCCGGCGGCGTCTATGAAGGCACCTTTCGCGGCGGGCTTCAGCATGGGCGCGGCACCTATACCCTGCCCTCGGGCTATGTCTACACCGGCGACTGGGTCGAGGGCGAGATCAGGGGCCAGGGCGAGGCGCGCTTTCCCGACGGCTCGGTCTATGTCGGCGGGTTCGAAAAGGGCAAGCCGTCCGGCAAGGGCAAGATCACCTATGCCGATGGCGGCACCTATGAGGGCGACTGGAAGGACGGCGTCATCACCGGCGAGGGCGTCGCGGTCTATGCCAATGGCGCCGAATATCAGGGCGGCTTCCGCAACTATCTGCACCACGGCAAGGGCGTGATGACCCAGCCCGGCGGCTATCGCTATGAAGGCGACTGGGTCGACGGGGTCAAGCAGGGTCAGGCGCGGGTCACCTATCCCGACGGCGCGGTCTATGAGGGGCAGATGCTGGACGGGCAGCGCGCCGGGCGCGGCAAGCTGACCATGCCCGACGGTCTGGTCTATGACGGCACCTGGCTCGCCGGGCAGATGTCCGGGCGCGGCGATCTGACGCAGCAATCAGGGGATCTCTATTCCGGCGAGATCCGGGCCGGCAAGCGGCAGGGCGAGGGCCGGGCCACCTATGCCAATGGCGATGTCTATGAGGGCCAGTTCAGCGACGACCGCCGCCACGGCAAGGGCACCTTCACCGGCACCGACGGCTATGTCTATGTCGGCGACTGGGTGGCCGGCGCGATGCAGGGTCAGGGCCGGATCACCTATCCCGACGGCGCGGTCTATGAAGGCGCGATGCAGGCCGACCAGCCCCACGGGCAGGGCCGCATCGCCTATCCCGACGGTGCCATCTATGAAGGCGAGTGGCAGCAGGGCGTGATCCACGGCCAGGGCCGCGCCGTCTATGCCAACGGCATGGAATACGAGGGCAATTTCCGCGACGCCCGCATCGACGGTCAGGGAAGGATGAGCTATCCCGACGGCACCGTCTATACCGGCGAATGGAAGCAGGGCCAGCGCGAGGGGCGCGGCCAGGCCACTTATCCCGACGGCACCGTCTATACGGGCGAGTTCCGCGCCGGGCTGCGCCACGGTCAGGGCCGGCTGACCACCGCCGACGGATTCGCCTATGAGGGCGGCTGGAAGGACGGCCAGATCGACGGCGAGGGCGTGGCCAGCTATGCCTCGGGCGATACCTATACCGGCAATTTCGTGGCCGGAAAGCGCCAGGGTCAGGGGGTCATGCGCTATGTGACCGGCCAGATCGCCTCGGGCGAATGGGACCAGAACCGGCTGAGCCGCGCCGGTCCCGTGGGCACCGAAGGACCGGCACCGGCCGAGGCGGACGGCGCGGCGGGCGGGTCCCAGGGTGCCGAGGTCGGAACCGATGCCGCAGCGTCGCCGGACGATGCTGGCGCGGATGAGGGCGCGACAGACGCGGCCTCTGGCGAAGAGGCGGGGCCGGACAGCGCCGCGGATAATGCCACCCCGCCAGATACCGCCTCCGAAGACGCCGCCACCCAAGACGCCGCACGGGCCGCCGCCGAAGACGCCGCCGCCCGCGACGCGGCCGCGCAGGTGCCTGACATGCCGTCCGACAGCGTCACCCTGCCCGTTTCCCCCGGCGCTGACGCCCAAACTGAAAGCTCGCCATGA
- a CDS encoding NAD+ synthase, which produces MTDRIRITLAQLNPTLGDLDGNAAKAMDAWTQAREAGADLVVLPRLFITGHPLLDLARRPGLAEAALAQIEDLARQTADGPALAIGSPWRDGGRLYDACLICQGGRIIAHVTRHEEADCDTYDPGPVSGPFAVNGVRLGVAIGPDGFAPSVAETLAESGAEILIVPDASPYHRGVLDRRMNPMVARVVENRLPLLYLNAVGGQDELVFDGASFVLNPGAEGGAGKAAQLAPFAESVTQIDLHRAADGWRAEAGTMAQQPGEIEQDYHAMMLGLRDYLAKSGFRKVLLGMSGGIDSAIVAAIAADAVGPDNVRCVMLPSEYTSQASTDDATECTRLIGARLAEVRIDGAREAVGAGLTHLMAGTQPDVTEENIQSRLRGVMLMALSNKHGEMLLSTGNKSEAAVGYATIYGDMAGGYNPIRDLYKTRVFDTCRWRNETHRDWMRGRAGVVIPPRIIAKPPSAELRPDQKDSDSLPPYDILDPILHGLIEENLSQRDLIARGFDAATVQRVETLLLQSEWKRHQAAPGPLISPRALGEGRRYPMVNRFRERA; this is translated from the coding sequence ATGACCGACCGCATCCGCATCACGCTGGCACAGCTGAATCCGACGCTTGGGGATCTGGACGGCAACGCCGCCAAGGCCATGGACGCCTGGACGCAAGCGCGCGAGGCCGGGGCCGATCTGGTGGTGCTGCCGCGCCTGTTCATCACCGGCCACCCGCTGCTGGATCTGGCCCGCCGCCCCGGTCTGGCCGAGGCCGCACTGGCGCAGATCGAGGATCTGGCCCGCCAGACCGCCGACGGCCCGGCGCTGGCCATCGGCAGCCCGTGGCGCGACGGCGGGCGGCTGTATGACGCCTGCCTGATCTGTCAGGGCGGCCGGATCATCGCCCATGTCACCCGCCACGAGGAAGCCGATTGCGACACCTATGATCCCGGCCCGGTCTCCGGCCCCTTCGCGGTCAACGGGGTCCGCCTCGGCGTCGCCATCGGCCCGGACGGGTTCGCGCCCTCGGTCGCCGAGACGCTGGCCGAAAGCGGGGCCGAGATCCTGATCGTGCCCGATGCCAGCCCCTATCACCGCGGCGTGCTGGACCGGCGGATGAACCCGATGGTCGCCCGCGTGGTCGAAAACCGGCTGCCGCTTCTGTATCTGAACGCCGTCGGCGGGCAGGATGAGCTGGTCTTTGACGGGGCGAGCTTTGTGCTGAACCCCGGTGCCGAGGGCGGCGCCGGGAAAGCCGCCCAGCTTGCGCCCTTTGCCGAGAGTGTGACTCAGATCGACCTGCACCGCGCCGCGGATGGCTGGCGGGCCGAGGCTGGCACCATGGCCCAGCAGCCGGGCGAGATCGAACAGGATTACCACGCCATGATGCTGGGCCTGCGCGACTATCTGGCGAAATCCGGCTTCCGGAAGGTGCTGCTGGGCATGTCCGGCGGCATCGATTCGGCCATCGTGGCCGCCATTGCCGCCGATGCGGTGGGGCCGGACAATGTGCGCTGTGTGATGCTGCCCTCGGAATACACCTCGCAGGCGAGCACCGACGACGCGACCGAATGCACGCGGCTGATCGGCGCGCGGCTGGCCGAGGTCCGCATCGACGGCGCGCGCGAGGCGGTCGGCGCGGGGCTGACGCATCTGATGGCCGGCACCCAGCCCGACGTGACCGAGGAAAACATCCAGTCCCGCCTGCGCGGCGTCATGCTGATGGCGCTGTCGAACAAGCATGGCGAGATGCTGCTGTCCACCGGCAACAAATCCGAGGCCGCGGTCGGTTACGCCACCATCTATGGCGACATGGCGGGCGGCTATAACCCGATCCGCGACCTCTACAAGACGCGGGTCTTCGACACCTGCCGCTGGCGGAACGAGACCCACCGCGACTGGATGCGGGGCCGTGCGGGCGTCGTCATCCCGCCCCGCATCATCGCCAAGCCGCCAAGCGCCGAGCTGCGCCCCGACCAGAAGGACAGCGATTCGCTGCCGCCCTATGATATCCTTGACCCGATCCTGCATGGCCTGATCGAGGAAAACCTCTCCCAGCGCGACCTGATCGCCCGCGGCTTCGACGCCGCCACCGTGCAGCGGGTCGAGACCCTGCTGCTGCAAAGCGAATGGAAGCGGCATCAGGCAGCCCCCGGCCCCCTTATCAGCCCGCGCGCCCTGGGCGAAGGCCGCCGCTATCCGATGGTCAACCGCTTCCGCGAGCGCGCGTGA
- a CDS encoding GNAT family N-acetyltransferase codes for MSGFSPLTLTGDHVTLRPLDHGDLAGLQAAVSDGQLWRLWYTSIPTPEGMAAEITRRLALQQAGSMMPLTVIETRTGRVRGMTSFMHIDRATPRVEIGSTWYAASAQRSALNTEAKLLLLTHAFDVEGCMAVEFRTHAMNHRSRQAIERLGARHDGILRQHMRMPNGTMRDSCVYSITLAEWPSVRAGLRFRLADHAAGSSAAP; via the coding sequence GTGAGCGGCTTCTCGCCCCTGACGCTGACCGGGGACCACGTCACGCTGCGCCCGCTAGATCACGGCGATCTGGCGGGGCTGCAGGCGGCGGTCAGCGACGGGCAGCTTTGGCGGCTGTGGTATACGTCGATTCCCACCCCCGAGGGGATGGCGGCCGAAATCACGCGCCGGCTGGCGCTGCAACAGGCGGGCAGCATGATGCCCCTGACCGTGATCGAGACGCGAACGGGCCGGGTCCGCGGCATGACCAGCTTCATGCACATCGACCGGGCGACGCCGCGGGTCGAGATCGGCTCGACCTGGTATGCCGCCTCGGCGCAGCGCAGCGCGCTGAACACCGAAGCCAAGCTGCTGCTTCTGACCCATGCCTTTGACGTCGAGGGCTGCATGGCGGTCGAGTTCCGCACCCACGCCATGAACCACCGCTCGCGGCAGGCGATCGAGCGGCTGGGCGCGCGGCACGACGGCATCCTGCGTCAGCATATGCGGATGCCGAACGGGACGATGCGCGACAGTTGCGTCTATTCGATCACGCTGGCCGAATGGCCGTCTGTCCGAGCCGGGCTGCGTTTTCGGCTGGCGGATCACGCCGCCGGGTCATCCGCCGCCCCTTGA
- the rpmG gene encoding 50S ribosomal protein L33 — translation MAKPTTIKIRLNSTAGTGHFYVTKKNARTMTEKFSVNKYDPVVRKHVEYKEGKIK, via the coding sequence ATGGCGAAGCCGACGACGATCAAGATCCGTCTGAACTCGACGGCCGGGACCGGGCATTTCTACGTCACCAAGAAGAACGCCCGCACGATGACCGAAAAATTCTCGGTCAACAAATACGATCCGGTCGTTCGCAAGCATGTCGAATACAAGGAAGGCAAGATCAAGTAA
- the lnt gene encoding apolipoprotein N-acyltransferase: MTRPQRDDAPRAPSPRSGPGGLLRRPLKAWRLVGFLLLGAVIALGQQPWGLWLLSLLALALALHGSAAALSARATGLRAGLVGTGFFALAMSWITEPFLVQPEIHGWMAPFALILMALGGGAFWAIPGWLAGRLTPPGPRRVGALAALLLIFEWLRGWIFTGLPWAMLGHGWIDTPPAQAAAWVGAIGLSALMLTLAALPAMIWRSDAGRGRTAAALLLPLGLLGLVWLAGTARLATPIQPRGITLRLVQPDADQALKWDPDWAQIFWDRLLSESAAPPAGPAPDAVIWPETAVSFLLNNADEALAVASQAAGAPVLMGIQRAEDRRYFNALIEVAPGGEVVQTYDKFHLVPFGEYIPLGDRLARLGIGAFAAQQGFGYTPGPGPQVLHPQGLPPMQPLICYEAIFPQHIRATEGAEWLLQVTNDAWFGTFSGPYQHLAQARLRAIESGLPLMRAANTGVTAAIDPLGRVTDWLPLGAVGHIDAALPAPLPRTLWLRLGPWPVLLTALLVLLACALWPGRARARA; encoded by the coding sequence GTGACGAGGCCGCAGCGCGACGACGCGCCTCGCGCCCCGTCGCCGCGATCCGGTCCGGGCGGCCTGCTGCGCCGGCCGCTGAAGGCCTGGCGCCTCGTCGGCTTCCTGCTTCTTGGCGCGGTCATCGCGCTTGGCCAGCAGCCCTGGGGGCTGTGGCTTCTCAGCCTGCTGGCGCTGGCGCTGGCGCTGCATGGCAGCGCCGCCGCGCTCTCGGCCCGCGCCACCGGTTTGCGCGCCGGGCTGGTCGGAACCGGCTTTTTCGCCCTCGCCATGAGCTGGATCACCGAGCCGTTTCTGGTCCAGCCAGAGATCCACGGCTGGATGGCGCCCTTTGCGCTGATCCTCATGGCCTTGGGCGGCGGCGCGTTCTGGGCCATCCCCGGCTGGCTGGCGGGGCGTCTGACACCGCCGGGGCCGCGCCGCGTGGGGGCGCTGGCTGCGCTGCTGCTGATCTTTGAATGGCTGCGCGGCTGGATCTTCACCGGCCTGCCCTGGGCGATGCTGGGCCATGGCTGGATCGACACGCCGCCGGCGCAAGCCGCCGCATGGGTAGGGGCCATCGGGCTGTCGGCGCTGATGCTGACGCTTGCGGCACTTCCCGCGATGATCTGGCGAAGCGATGCGGGGCGCGGCCGGACCGCCGCCGCCCTGCTGCTGCCGCTCGGGCTGCTGGGGCTGGTCTGGCTTGCCGGAACCGCGCGGCTTGCGACCCCGATCCAGCCGCGCGGCATCACGCTGCGGCTGGTCCAGCCGGACGCCGATCAGGCGCTGAAATGGGACCCGGACTGGGCGCAGATCTTCTGGGACCGGCTGCTGAGCGAAAGCGCTGCCCCGCCCGCCGGCCCTGCCCCCGACGCGGTGATCTGGCCGGAAACGGCGGTCAGCTTTCTGCTGAACAACGCCGATGAGGCGCTGGCCGTCGCCAGTCAGGCCGCCGGCGCGCCGGTCCTGATGGGCATCCAGCGGGCCGAGGATCGCCGCTATTTCAACGCGCTGATCGAGGTCGCGCCGGGCGGCGAGGTCGTGCAGACCTATGACAAGTTCCACCTCGTGCCCTTTGGCGAGTATATCCCGCTGGGCGACCGGCTGGCGCGGCTGGGGATCGGCGCCTTCGCCGCGCAGCAGGGCTTTGGCTATACCCCCGGCCCCGGTCCGCAGGTACTGCACCCGCAGGGCCTGCCGCCGATGCAGCCGCTGATCTGTTACGAGGCCATCTTTCCCCAGCATATCCGCGCCACCGAAGGCGCCGAGTGGCTGCTGCAGGTCACCAATGACGCCTGGTTCGGCACCTTCTCCGGCCCTTATCAGCATCTCGCGCAGGCGCGGCTGCGGGCCATCGAATCGGGGCTGCCGCTGATGCGGGCCGCCAATACCGGCGTCACCGCCGCGATCGATCCGCTGGGGCGGGTGACGGACTGGCTGCCCTTGGGCGCGGTCGGCCATATCGACGCCGCCCTGCCCGCGCCCCTGCCCCGGACGCTGTGGCTGCGACTGGGGCCGTGGCCGGTGCTGCTGACGGCTCTGCTGGTGCTGCTGGCCTGCGCCCTCTGGCCCGGACGCGCCAGAGCCCGGGCATGA